The following coding sequences lie in one Alicyclobacillus curvatus genomic window:
- a CDS encoding alpha/beta hydrolase, giving the protein MEAEQGLRQVGDLTTAGCGVHPDAEALVYLPPTVTRKVPGTVWTGQLQALRGRANAVIRMPQQGLWNGKLMIGGSPAVRSEYALDMLLSDIVLQQGYAFATCDKATPGLVLREAHRSMEEWVDAYSQLQEKTLEILHATYQSAPKRTYIAGVSNGGYITRRMLELHPEWYDGGVEWEGVLWNSQSRHLLTCLPVYVEDYPIYSNWRGDRTSHERHQAFERLLAAGLHPDSEPYWGTYFMVYWVLSLWLYGRNLDPSWAPFASGWSNDWLRDPSPLCNYPWQERMDILAERINPIANSGRLEKPLLSVAGNWDCLVPFEHNAAAYARLVDDAGSGEWHRLYEVHGGNHVDGLLRDNRGSQQPVLPFYEASLIHLERWVEDGILPPASGLFEHITQFTPSLGLKSGG; this is encoded by the coding sequence ATGGAAGCAGAACAAGGACTACGTCAAGTCGGAGACCTGACAACAGCAGGCTGTGGTGTTCATCCAGATGCGGAAGCACTCGTGTACCTCCCGCCAACTGTGACAAGAAAAGTACCCGGGACTGTTTGGACCGGTCAACTGCAGGCGCTGCGAGGGAGAGCGAACGCTGTCATTCGAATGCCGCAGCAAGGGCTCTGGAACGGCAAGTTGATGATTGGCGGATCGCCTGCTGTTCGCTCTGAGTACGCTCTCGACATGTTGCTGTCAGACATTGTCCTGCAGCAAGGATACGCCTTTGCGACCTGCGACAAGGCAACACCTGGACTGGTATTGCGCGAGGCCCACCGCAGCATGGAAGAGTGGGTAGATGCGTACAGTCAGTTACAGGAGAAGACACTGGAAATCCTGCACGCCACGTACCAAAGTGCTCCAAAACGGACGTACATCGCGGGCGTCAGCAACGGTGGATACATAACGCGCCGGATGCTGGAACTGCACCCGGAGTGGTATGACGGGGGTGTGGAGTGGGAAGGCGTGTTGTGGAACTCGCAAAGTCGACATCTGCTGACCTGTCTGCCTGTCTACGTTGAAGATTATCCCATCTACTCCAACTGGAGAGGCGATAGAACCAGTCACGAGCGTCATCAGGCCTTTGAGCGGTTGCTTGCTGCGGGACTCCATCCGGATTCGGAGCCTTATTGGGGAACGTACTTTATGGTCTACTGGGTCCTCTCTCTCTGGCTGTACGGACGAAACCTCGACCCGAGCTGGGCTCCCTTTGCATCTGGGTGGTCAAATGATTGGCTGCGCGATCCGTCGCCGCTGTGCAACTACCCCTGGCAAGAGAGAATGGACATCTTGGCCGAGCGGATAAATCCGATTGCGAACAGCGGACGCCTCGAGAAGCCGCTTCTGTCTGTTGCAGGGAACTGGGATTGTCTGGTGCCCTTCGAGCACAACGCCGCTGCCTATGCTCGGCTTGTAGACGACGCGGGTTCAGGGGAGTGGCATCGGCTGTACGAGGTCCATGGCGGCAACCACGTGGATGGGCTCTTGCGCGACAACAGAGGGTCACAGCAACCCGTGTTGCCTTTCTATGAGGCTTCCCTTATACACCTCGAACGTTGGGTTGAGGATGGGATTTTGCCGCCAGCGTCCGGTTTGTTTGAGCACATCACGCAGTTCACACCAAGCTTGGGCCTAAAATCAGGCGGCTGA
- a CDS encoding branched-chain amino acid ABC transporter permease: MAVAITLILNGIANSALYFLMSAGLTLIFGLLRIINFAHGGIYLWGAYVAVFLYSVTHQFAVALVGGIAAGLVLGWLTERLLRSAEEKGQHGSASEGSNQLLLTMGALIVLDEAVTMTFGRDPINASAPSLLSHSFLFGSLVIVVYQLLVIVIGIVVYVALQILLRRSRLGMVIRAGVYNRELVEARGIPIRRVFMWTFILGAALAGFAGALAGPYFGSVTPEMGMDMQLNAFIIVVLGGLGSLSGSLAGSLLIGVATALVSYFAPSLAVLVNVLLMAGVLMFRPNGLLGERGVA, from the coding sequence ATGGCAGTCGCAATCACCCTGATTTTAAACGGTATCGCCAACAGCGCTCTCTATTTTCTGATGTCTGCTGGCCTAACCCTCATCTTTGGTCTGCTTCGAATCATTAACTTCGCTCACGGGGGGATTTACCTTTGGGGCGCATACGTAGCGGTCTTCCTGTACAGCGTCACGCACCAGTTTGCCGTCGCGCTTGTCGGCGGAATTGCGGCGGGTCTTGTCCTCGGGTGGCTGACGGAGCGACTGCTACGCTCTGCAGAGGAAAAGGGCCAACATGGAAGTGCAAGTGAAGGGTCAAATCAGTTGCTGCTCACTATGGGGGCATTGATTGTGCTCGATGAAGCTGTGACGATGACTTTTGGCCGCGATCCGATAAACGCTTCCGCTCCATCTCTGCTTAGCCACTCGTTCCTTTTTGGCAGCCTGGTTATTGTCGTCTATCAGCTGCTCGTGATTGTCATTGGCATCGTAGTTTATGTGGCGCTTCAAATCCTCCTTCGCAGATCACGGTTAGGCATGGTCATCCGAGCCGGCGTCTATAATCGGGAACTGGTTGAGGCAAGAGGTATCCCCATCCGCCGCGTGTTTATGTGGACGTTTATACTCGGAGCGGCACTGGCGGGGTTTGCAGGAGCGCTCGCTGGACCGTATTTTGGCTCCGTGACGCCGGAGATGGGGATGGACATGCAACTGAACGCGTTCATCATCGTTGTCCTTGGGGGCCTAGGGAGTCTCAGCGGATCGCTCGCGGGCAGCCTGCTGATTGGCGTAGCCACAGCACTTGTCAGTTACTTTGCTCCGTCCCTCGCAGTCTTGGTCAATGTTCTCTTGATGGCGGGAGTTTTGATGTTCCGCCCGAACGGTCTGCTGGGTGAACGGGGGGTGGCGTAA
- a CDS encoding branched-chain amino acid ABC transporter permease, whose amino-acid sequence MSDKPRVSPERVSPRRLSPSIWLLGGLILIAVICPMIPGSTGTISLLLQVFAFGAFAMSYDLLIGYTGIVSFGHAMFFGTGAYAVAIWLSRTEGSTTGLVLGIVTAVVASIILSLLVAFLSLRVRDVYFAMITLAVGEVFVVLAGSQSLRQLTNANDGMSLMLPNWLSGDSTIYYLGLVFLVVVGFFLKRVTTSPVGHILQGIRENEGRADSLGHQVVRWKTAAFIISGVVAALSGVLFAVAQSFVSTSVYDVATVSLNVLLMVVIGGTGTLYGGVLGAALLVFIQNWLTSLGTSIPWLRNDYIVFGILYILVVRFLPKGIIGSLRHSGGRRPWKQNKDYVKSET is encoded by the coding sequence ATGAGTGATAAGCCTCGTGTCTCGCCAGAGCGGGTATCTCCGCGCCGTCTATCTCCTTCCATTTGGCTGCTTGGCGGTCTCATCCTGATTGCGGTCATCTGTCCGATGATACCGGGAAGCACGGGAACCATCTCCTTACTTTTACAGGTGTTCGCTTTCGGTGCATTTGCGATGTCGTATGATTTGCTCATCGGCTATACTGGAATCGTTTCGTTTGGCCACGCCATGTTTTTCGGTACGGGTGCATACGCAGTCGCCATTTGGTTATCACGCACAGAGGGTAGTACGACAGGTCTTGTGCTCGGCATTGTTACGGCGGTGGTCGCGAGCATTATCCTAAGTCTGCTTGTGGCTTTTCTGTCACTGCGGGTGCGTGACGTGTATTTTGCCATGATTACGCTGGCGGTCGGTGAAGTGTTCGTTGTCTTGGCTGGCTCGCAAAGCCTGCGTCAATTGACCAACGCCAACGATGGAATGAGCCTTATGCTTCCAAACTGGCTCTCAGGAGATTCAACTATCTACTACCTTGGTCTTGTGTTCCTGGTTGTGGTTGGCTTCTTTCTGAAACGAGTGACCACGTCCCCTGTCGGGCACATTCTGCAGGGAATCCGCGAGAACGAGGGCCGTGCAGATAGTCTCGGGCATCAGGTCGTCCGCTGGAAAACCGCAGCGTTTATCATCTCCGGCGTCGTCGCGGCCCTGTCTGGTGTGTTATTTGCTGTTGCTCAATCCTTTGTGAGCACATCGGTTTACGATGTAGCGACCGTGAGTCTCAACGTCTTGCTGATGGTGGTCATCGGCGGGACAGGGACTTTGTACGGTGGTGTTCTCGGAGCGGCACTGCTCGTGTTTATACAAAACTGGTTAACGAGTCTTGGAACCTCGATTCCCTGGCTTCGAAACGATTATATCGTGTTTGGTATTCTTTACATTTTGGTCGTACGATTCCTGCCGAAAGGCATCATCGGCAGCTTGCGGCACTCTGGAGGCAGAAGACCATGGAAGCAGAACAAGGACTACGTCAAGTCGGAGACCTGA
- a CDS encoding ABC transporter ATP-binding protein encodes METEREFGEPLLRAENISADIGQFHILDNLTFSVPEGAVTVILGRNGAGKTTTMRTLMGFIHPSSGRIRFGGQSIDKLAAWQVRQLGIGYVPEDSNIFANLSVEENLKMGVLTKGYDVLAAMESMMELFPDLRAARSRLGGQLSGGQRQMLAVASVLMEPPRLLLIDEPSKGLSPLFVHRLAEALLEIRRKSTILLVEQNFYLAAMIGDYYVLLEDGRVVRHGPMQELVDSPELQGRYLGLRVSGKEA; translated from the coding sequence ATGGAAACAGAGCGTGAGTTCGGGGAACCACTTCTTCGCGCGGAGAACATCTCCGCTGACATCGGTCAGTTCCACATCCTCGACAACCTTACTTTTTCCGTCCCAGAAGGGGCAGTAACCGTCATTCTCGGCAGAAATGGCGCAGGCAAGACGACGACAATGCGGACGTTGATGGGGTTCATTCATCCGAGTTCCGGACGGATTCGGTTTGGCGGACAGTCGATTGACAAACTCGCCGCATGGCAAGTTCGGCAGCTCGGAATCGGCTACGTTCCTGAGGACAGCAATATTTTTGCGAACCTTTCCGTGGAGGAGAACCTCAAGATGGGGGTGCTCACGAAGGGCTACGACGTTCTGGCGGCAATGGAAAGCATGATGGAACTCTTCCCTGACCTGCGTGCAGCGAGGAGTCGTTTGGGCGGGCAACTCAGTGGCGGCCAACGACAGATGCTCGCGGTAGCCAGCGTACTGATGGAGCCGCCGAGGTTGCTGCTTATCGATGAACCGAGCAAGGGTTTGTCACCTCTGTTTGTCCATCGCTTGGCCGAGGCTTTGCTTGAGATTCGCCGCAAGAGCACAATCCTGCTCGTGGAACAGAACTTCTATTTAGCTGCCATGATTGGAGACTATTACGTGTTGCTGGAAGACGGACGTGTAGTCCGACACGGCCCCATGCAGGAACTGGTTGATTCTCCCGAACTGCAGGGTCGGTATTTAGGTCTTCGGGTGTCAGGAAAGGAGGCGTAG